The DNA sequence CGGCCCGCCACCTTGGTCACCAGGACTTCCTGGGCCTTTTGCAGATGGTGCTGGGTGAGCACGGGCGCGGTGTGCAGCACGACGTCGTCGGAGCGGGCCGGGCCGTCGCCGCCGACGGTGAACCGGACGGTGATGTCGCCGTTCCACTTCGCGGCGTCCCGCACCACGTCGGTGGCCTCGATGCCCAGCTCGACGCCGGAGCGCAGCTCCTTGGCGGTGAGCTTGTCGGTGGGCTTCAGCAGGGACCAGCGGCCGTCGCGGTGGATGAACAGGCGGGCCTTCTTGGCGCCCGCGCCCACCACCTTGACGGTGCCGTGGCTGCTCGCGGCGGCGTCGGGCAGCGGCACGGTCCGCAGGCGGGCCAGGTCGAGGGCGTCCTTGGCGCCGTTGACCTTGGTGTCGGACGCGTCGTTGCACTTGGCGAGCTTGGCGTTCGACAGCGGCCGCCCGTTGCCGTCCTTGACGGGGCAGCGCTTGGCGTCGTCGTCGATGTTCGGCAGCACGATCGCGCCGCGCTCGCGCGTCCAGGTGTTCTCGCCGCTCGTGTCGCTGTCGCCCTCGACGTCCACACGTCCGTCGCGGTTGACGTCCGCGCGCAGGTCGGGCTTGTTCGCCGGGGCCGGGGTCGCGGCGTCGGCCATGGCCGTGGCCCCCGTCGCCACGAGGACCCCGGCCGCGCCGGCCGCCAGGGCGATCTTTCTCCAGCTGTGCGTGTGCACAGTTCCCCTCTCCTTGGTCAGGGCCCTCTGGTCGGTTGGTCAGTCGGCGAGGGCCGCTGGAGGAGAAGAGTCCGCTCGGGAGCGGGGGGTTGCCCGATTCCGGTGTGCGCCGGGAGTCAGATTTCTGCTGTCAGGCGGTCAAAAGGTCGATATCGGGTGCCGGGGATTCCCTGGGCGGCCGTCGCGCGCCTCCGGCCGCGTCCTTCAGACGGACCCGAGGTCCGACGACACCCAGCGCTGAGGGCGCAGCCGGATGACCACCTGCTCGCCGTGCCCCTTCCAGGCCATCTCCACATAGCCGTCGACCTTGTCGGCCGGGAGGTAGCGGGCGGAGATCTCGTGGAGCTGCTCGCGGGTCGCGGGCTCCGTCGCCACGACCGGGCCCTCCACCGACACGTACCGGATGGACGGCTCCAGGCGCTCGACCATGAGCGTGAACCGTCCGGCCGCAGCGATCAGTTGGGCCTTGCGCGAGCCCTTGCCCGTCATGATCCAGATCTCGCCGCCGGGCTCGTACTGGTACCAGATCGGGACGGTGACCGGCGCCCGCCCCTCCTCTCCCGAGTCGACGGCCAGCGCCGCGATGTGCGCTTCCGCCAGGAACTCCTCGCGTTCCTCACGCGTGAGGGCCATCCGCGTCTCCTTCGTAGTTACGTCATGACCGAGCGGTCGGCGCCCCGGGCGGCGGGGCCGACCGGGGCGCGACGCGACATCCCTACCCCGCCGAAAGCCCGTTTGATTCCCGCCCCTGCCTGTCTTCACGAGGACGGCGCCGCCGAGCGGGCGGGTCAGCGCCGGGGCGGGGTGAGGCCGTAGCGCCGGACGACGTCGTCGAACCAGTCGGGGTGGCCGTAGGTCAGTCCGTACTTCTCGGCGAGTTCGTCGAAGGCGCCGCGGTCGGTGGTGCTCGCGGCCACGAGGTCGGCGATTTCCTGGAAGTAGTGCTCGAAGCCGCCGGGGGTGATGATCTCGATGATGCGGCCGGGGGTGTCACCGGCGTTCCACATGGCGTGCATCTGGCCGCGGGGCTTGATGATGTAGCCGCCCGGGCCGAGCACGGTCTCCGCGTCGTCGGAGCGGAAGCCGATCTCGCCCTCGACGACGATGGAGTACTCGTCCTCCCTGCTGTGCATGTGCGCCGGGGTGATCACGCCGACGCCGAAGGGGTGCTCCACGATGGACAGCGGGCCGCCGGAGACGCCGCTGCTCAGCTTGAAGTCGGCCCCGAAGCCGGGGATGTGCGCGTGGTGGCCCTCCCCCGGCTGTACGACCGTGAGGCGCGGGACGCTGGTGCTCATGGGGCATTCCTCCGTGATCGGGTGCGGGGCGCGCGGCGGAACCTGAAGTCGCCTTCCACGAGGGACCGTTGGGCGAGGTTTTCGGCCACCGCCGGGGCGCGCTGTCTGACGCGGGCCACCCTGCCCTACAGGTTTCGTTACAGTCAATGACTGAAACGAACGGCGGAGTGCGTGGCGGAGCGCCGGTTAGGGTGGCCCGAACAGGAGGAGCACGCCGTGAGCAGCAAGGACGAGGGAGCGGCCGACAGCGCGCGTCGGCGCGCGGGGCGGACCGGTGCGGACGGGTCCGCACCGGAGCGGCCCCCTGCCCCGCGGCCCGGCGGCAGGCCCCGGGACCCGGCGATCGAGGAGGCCATCCTGCGGGCCACCCGGGCGCGCCTGGCCACCGACGGCTACGCGCGCCTGACGATCGGCGACGTCGTCGCCGACGCCGGGGTCACGCGCCCCACCCTGTACCGGCGCTGGGCCAACAAGTACGAACTCGTCGTGGACGCCCTCCACTACGGTCTGCGCAAGCAGCGCGAGGCCTACCCGCCCCTGGACATGGAGCGGATGACTCCGCTGGAGGCCTTCACCGAGGCCGTCCGGCGCCTCGACCCGCGGTACCACAACGAGCGGGCCATGGCCCTGCACGGCAACTTCATGGGCGAGGCCGAGCGCGAGCCGGAGCTGTTCGAGCAGATGCGGGTGCACGGGAACGAGCCACGCTGCGCCGAGCTGGCGCACACCCTGCGCCGGCTCCAGGACGTCGGCGCGGTGCGCGCGGACGCCGACCTCGACGCCGTGGTGACCCTCTGCTTCGGCAGCTACTTCGGCGACTACCTGCGCACGGGCCGGGCCACGCCGGACGACCTGGCCGACCGAGTCGTCGCCATGCTGTGGCCCACCGTCCGGGCGCAGGAGCGCCCCGCACCGTAGCCGAGGACGGCATACCGCCCTTCCGCAAAGGGAAAATCCGGCCAATGACAGGGCCGAGGTGCCATTGTCATGTCGCCGGGACTTCCGCCACTCTGGACGCCGCGTCACAGAAGTTGCCTGGAATACCGACTGAGTTCGGCGCCCCATGCGTCACCACAGCCACAGCGATCGCACCGCCTCTTCCGCACCTCCCGAGCGGGTGCCAGGGTCTCGTAGAGACACCTCCAGGGGCCTGTAGGGGCAGCTCTCCGGAATCGACCGAGAACCGCCGGGGTAGGCAAAACCACTGCCGGTACAGATGAGTTGCCGCTCTTTCACTCCGGAGCAGGCGGAAATCACGGCACGTTGCAGGAATTCGCGCGTCAGCAGCGGGGCGGATCGGATCCATCGGGGCCGATCCGGAATGCGACGAACAGGAGCAGACGCAGGTGATCCCTCTTCCTTCGGTGCGCCGCGGGGCGTGGTTCACGGAACGCCGCGCGAACGACGAGGAACGGCGCGGACGGACGCTGGAGCTGCGCCTGCGCGGCGCCCTGGACACGGAGGCACTGGCGTCGGCCGTGCGGGACGTCACGGACGACGACGGCACCGGGGAGCCGCGCCGCGTGGCGGACGAGCATCTGGTGAGCCTCGCCGTGCCGCCGCACGGCGAGGGGCTGCTCGCCCCGCTCGTACGGGATCTGGAGGCCGCGTACGCCGCCCGGCGGCGGGGCGGCGGCATGCCGGAGCAGGCGCGCTCGGACGGGCCCGAGGGGGCGCCCCGCGCCGTCGGCACGGTGGAATTCGGCCTTGATCACGACCTGTTGCACACGATCGACGAGGCGGCCCGCGTCTGTGGGGTCACGGCTTCGGCGCTGCTGCGGGCGGCGTTCGCGGTGCTCCTGCGACGCGGGCGCGGCGGCGGCGGCGCGGGCCCGGCGCTGGGCCTGCCGGTCGCAGGGTGTGCCGCGGATTGCGGGGTGTGGCTCGTCGAGAGCGCCCCGGCGATACCGGCGGACCTGTGGGAGGGCGACCCGTCGTTCGCCACGCTGACGCGGTGGCTGCGGGACCGGGAGGCGGACGCGGACAGCGGCGGCCTTCCGTTCGGGCTGCACCGCCCGGTGGTCTGCCTGCTCCAGTACGACAGCGGCGCGGTCGGCGGCCGGGAGGCGGCGGCGCTCGCGCGGCAGTTCGCGCGGGTCGTGCGCCAGGTAGCGGCCGCGCCCGAGCGGCGGGTGGGGGCGGTGGCGGTGTCCCTGGCTCCGGTGGATCCGCGCGACCTCGACGCGTGGGAGCGGCGCCATCCGGGCCTCGCTGAGGTGTGGCCGCTGACACCCTTGCAGTCGGGGCTGCTCTTCCACGCGCAGCTCGGCGACTCCGCGCGGGACGCCTACCGGATGCAGTTCGTCATGCGTCTGCGGGGGCGGGTGGAAGCCGATCGCATGCGGGCGGCCGGGCAGGCTCTCCTCGACCGGCACGCGAATCTGCGCGTGGCTTTCGTGGCCGGTTCAGACGGGGATCCGGCACAAGTCGTGGTGAACGGGGTGAGACTGCCCTGGCGCGCCGTCGACTTGCTGGAGAGCGGAGCGGATTCACCTGTCGACAGGGCCTTTGCCGAGTTGTTGGCCGAGGAATCGCGGACGCCTTTCGACGTGGGCGTTCCGCCCTTGCTGCGGATGGCATTGATACGGACGGGAGAAGAGCTGCACGCACTCGTGGTGACGGCTCACCACGTCCTTTTCGACGGTCTTTCGCTGCCGTATCTGGTCGGCGACATCCAGCGGTTGTACGCGGTGGGCGGAGACGGCTCCTCGGTGCCGCGAAGGCCCGCATACCGAGAATTCCTGGTGTGGTTGTCCGGGCAGGACCGGGAGGCCGCCGCGCGGGCCTGGGCCGGGGAACTGGCCGGGGTGGCGGAGCCGACGCTGCTGGCTCCGGTGGTGGCGACGGCTGATGCCTCGGGCACCGGAGAGGCCGGTGGGACTGGTGATGCTGGCAGGGCCGATGAGGCCAGAGAGGTCAGCCAGACAGATGAGGCCGAAGCCACCGCGGACACCGGCGAGGCCGAAGTCGC is a window from the Streptomyces spectabilis genome containing:
- a CDS encoding pyridoxamine 5'-phosphate oxidase family protein, coding for MALTREEREEFLAEAHIAALAVDSGEEGRAPVTVPIWYQYEPGGEIWIMTGKGSRKAQLIAAAGRFTLMVERLEPSIRYVSVEGPVVATEPATREQLHEISARYLPADKVDGYVEMAWKGHGEQVVIRLRPQRWVSSDLGSV
- a CDS encoding cupin domain-containing protein → MSTSVPRLTVVQPGEGHHAHIPGFGADFKLSSGVSGGPLSIVEHPFGVGVITPAHMHSREDEYSIVVEGEIGFRSDDAETVLGPGGYIIKPRGQMHAMWNAGDTPGRIIEIITPGGFEHYFQEIADLVAASTTDRGAFDELAEKYGLTYGHPDWFDDVVRRYGLTPPRR
- a CDS encoding TetR/AcrR family transcriptional regulator produces the protein MSSKDEGAADSARRRAGRTGADGSAPERPPAPRPGGRPRDPAIEEAILRATRARLATDGYARLTIGDVVADAGVTRPTLYRRWANKYELVVDALHYGLRKQREAYPPLDMERMTPLEAFTEAVRRLDPRYHNERAMALHGNFMGEAEREPELFEQMRVHGNEPRCAELAHTLRRLQDVGAVRADADLDAVVTLCFGSYFGDYLRTGRATPDDLADRVVAMLWPTVRAQERPAP